A DNA window from Mucilaginibacter xinganensis contains the following coding sequences:
- a CDS encoding Gfo/Idh/MocA family protein encodes MKTPVKGSIEAIVLIILMLVIIPGVNAQNMVKVGVAGLNHDHIYNILNDYSKGRVNIVGIAEPNKHLWEKYGKQFHIPDSLFFTDLKAMVTKRKPAIVLGYNAVGNHVDVVEVCAPLGIPVMVEKPLAATLIQAKRIEALAAKYHIHVLTNYETTWYPSFQGVYDIVNKDSIGAIRKMVAHDGHQGPREIGCSEEFLAWLTDPVLNGAGALNDFGCYGANLMTWLMHGQRPIAVSAVAKHYKPNVYPKVEDDATITVEYPAATGLIEGSWAWPFSIKDLEVFGEKGYLHASDMKTLNMRLRENKKSVIDLKPLTEPNNDPVNYFNAFLQKKISGDNDRTSLKYNMIVMEILDAAKRSIKEGKRIVL; translated from the coding sequence ATGAAAACCCCGGTAAAAGGCAGCATTGAGGCAATTGTATTAATTATTTTAATGCTTGTTATTATTCCCGGTGTAAATGCACAAAATATGGTTAAGGTGGGCGTTGCCGGCCTTAACCATGATCATATCTACAATATTTTAAACGACTACAGTAAGGGCCGTGTAAACATTGTGGGGATAGCCGAGCCTAACAAACACTTATGGGAGAAATATGGCAAACAGTTCCATATCCCGGATTCATTGTTTTTTACTGACCTTAAAGCAATGGTTACCAAACGCAAGCCTGCTATTGTTTTAGGCTACAACGCTGTTGGCAACCATGTTGACGTTGTGGAAGTGTGCGCCCCGCTGGGCATCCCTGTAATGGTTGAAAAGCCCCTTGCAGCAACTTTGATACAGGCTAAAAGAATTGAAGCACTTGCGGCAAAGTACCATATTCATGTACTAACCAATTACGAAACTACCTGGTATCCTTCCTTCCAGGGGGTGTATGACATTGTTAACAAAGACAGCATTGGCGCTATCCGCAAAATGGTGGCGCATGACGGGCACCAGGGTCCGCGTGAAATTGGCTGCAGCGAAGAATTTTTGGCATGGCTTACCGACCCGGTATTAAACGGCGCCGGCGCGCTTAACGATTTCGGGTGTTACGGAGCTAATTTAATGACCTGGCTGATGCACGGACAACGGCCAATTGCGGTATCGGCAGTAGCGAAGCATTACAAGCCCAATGTTTACCCAAAAGTTGAAGATGATGCCACCATTACGGTGGAATACCCTGCCGCTACCGGTTTAATTGAAGGCTCGTGGGCATGGCCTTTCAGCATAAAAGATCTGGAGGTATTTGGCGAAAAAGGTTATTTACATGCTTCGGATATGAAAACACTGAATATGCGGTTGCGGGAAAACAAAAAAAGTGTGATAGACTTAAAGCCTTTAACAGAACCGAACAATGACCCGGTTAATTATTTTAATGCCTTTCTTCAAAAAAAGATAAGCGGAGATAACGATCGCACCTCATTAAAATACAATATGATAGTGATGGAGATATTGGATGCCGCTAAAAGATCTATCAAAGAAGGTAAAAGAATTGTTTTATAA
- a CDS encoding GH92 family glycosyl hydrolase has translation MKKLFVALALLAPLFTLAQPVKQTSLVDYINPLMGTDSKYDLSNGNTYPAIALPWGMNFWTPQTGKMGDGWQYTYDAHKINGFKQTHQPSPWMNDYGQFAIMPVTGHLKVSQNGRASWFSHKAETARPYYYSVYLADHDILAEVTPTERTAQFQFTYPKNDSSYVVIDAFDKGSYIKVIPGENKIIGYSTKYARGPLKNFKNYFVIYVDKPITMAHTYSDSTQTDSLELHAKHVMAVIGFKTSHGEKVHLRVSSSFVSIEQAEISLKREQGTDSFNVTEQKAKDVWNKTLNRLTVEGGTVDQTRTFYSCLYRMLFFPNKLYEVDAKNQVIHYSPYTGKTMPGYMFAGTGFWDTFRALYPFLNLVYPSINKEMQMGLVNDYKEGGWLPEWSSPGYSNVMIGNNSASVVADAYLKGGKGYDINTLYEALVHGANNAGPAGTGRTGVEYYNKLGYVPYDVKIDENAARTLEYAYDDFTIYQLGKALNKPASEIEIFKKRSMNYKNLFDPSTGLMRGKNKDGSFETPFNPFKWGDAFTEGNSWHYSWGVFHDIQGLINLMGGKKQFVAKLDSVFTLPPVFDDSYYGEVIHEIREMQIVNMGQYAHGNQPIQHMIYLYNYAGEPWKTQYHARDVMNKLYKATPDGYCGDEDNGQTSAWYVFSAMGFYPVCPAVDQYVLGAPLFKKLTLNLENGKKVIINAPNNSDSNLYVNTMSVNGKPYDLTWLSHTMLNNGAVINYNMSSTPNKLRSTKASAVPYSLSNEK, from the coding sequence ATGAAAAAACTATTCGTTGCTTTAGCGCTCCTCGCGCCGTTATTTACCCTTGCACAGCCCGTTAAACAAACGTCACTTGTGGATTACATAAACCCGCTAATGGGTACCGACTCCAAGTACGACCTTTCAAACGGGAATACCTACCCTGCCATTGCCTTGCCATGGGGCATGAACTTTTGGACACCGCAAACAGGTAAAATGGGTGACGGTTGGCAATACACCTACGATGCCCATAAAATAAACGGTTTTAAGCAAACCCACCAGCCATCGCCATGGATGAATGACTACGGTCAATTTGCTATTATGCCGGTAACCGGCCACCTAAAAGTGTCGCAAAATGGCCGCGCCAGCTGGTTTTCGCACAAGGCCGAGACCGCCAGGCCTTATTATTACAGCGTTTACCTTGCCGACCATGATATTTTGGCCGAGGTTACGCCTACAGAACGTACGGCACAGTTCCAGTTCACTTATCCAAAAAATGATAGCTCATACGTAGTTATAGATGCGTTTGACAAAGGCTCATACATCAAAGTTATTCCGGGCGAGAACAAGATCATCGGCTACTCAACAAAATACGCACGCGGCCCGCTTAAGAACTTCAAAAATTATTTTGTTATTTATGTGGATAAGCCCATAACAATGGCCCACACTTACAGCGACAGTACGCAAACCGATTCGCTTGAGCTGCATGCCAAACACGTTATGGCAGTTATCGGCTTTAAAACATCGCATGGTGAAAAAGTACACCTAAGGGTATCATCATCTTTCGTAAGTATTGAGCAGGCCGAGATCAGCCTGAAAAGAGAACAAGGCACCGACAGTTTTAACGTTACCGAGCAAAAAGCAAAAGATGTTTGGAACAAAACATTAAACCGCCTAACTGTTGAAGGCGGTACTGTTGATCAAACCCGCACCTTTTACTCATGCCTTTACCGCATGCTTTTCTTCCCCAATAAGCTGTACGAAGTTGATGCCAAAAACCAGGTGATACATTACAGCCCATACACAGGCAAAACCATGCCGGGCTATATGTTTGCAGGTACCGGATTTTGGGATACCTTCAGGGCGCTGTATCCATTCCTTAACCTGGTGTATCCGTCTATAAATAAAGAGATGCAAATGGGCCTTGTAAATGATTATAAGGAAGGCGGCTGGTTGCCTGAGTGGTCAAGCCCTGGTTACTCAAATGTAATGATCGGCAATAACTCAGCCTCCGTAGTAGCTGATGCCTACTTAAAAGGCGGCAAAGGCTATGATATTAATACCTTATATGAAGCTTTGGTACATGGCGCAAATAATGCAGGCCCTGCCGGCACTGGCCGTACAGGTGTTGAATATTACAACAAGCTTGGCTACGTACCCTACGACGTGAAGATAGATGAAAATGCAGCCCGTACGCTTGAATATGCTTATGACGATTTTACCATTTATCAATTGGGTAAAGCATTAAATAAACCTGCTTCAGAAATTGAGATCTTCAAAAAGCGCAGTATGAACTATAAAAACCTGTTTGACCCGTCAACCGGGTTAATGCGCGGAAAAAATAAAGATGGATCGTTCGAAACCCCTTTTAATCCTTTTAAATGGGGTGATGCCTTTACCGAAGGTAACAGCTGGCACTATAGCTGGGGCGTGTTCCACGATATTCAGGGTTTGATAAACCTGATGGGCGGCAAAAAACAATTTGTTGCAAAGCTTGATTCGGTGTTTACCCTGCCTCCTGTTTTTGATGACAGCTATTATGGCGAGGTGATCCACGAGATCCGTGAGATGCAGATTGTTAATATGGGCCAATATGCGCATGGTAACCAGCCTATTCAGCACATGATTTACTTATATAACTACGCCGGCGAGCCCTGGAAAACCCAGTATCATGCCCGCGATGTGATGAACAAACTTTACAAAGCAACACCCGATGGTTATTGCGGTGATGAAGACAACGGGCAAACATCTGCCTGGTACGTATTTTCGGCCATGGGCTTTTACCCGGTTTGCCCCGCAGTTGACCAGTACGTGTTAGGTGCACCGCTGTTTAAAAAGCTCACCCTTAACCTTGAGAACGGTAAAAAAGTAATTATAAACGCACCAAATAACAGTGACAGCAACCTGTATGTAAACACCATGAGTGTTAATGGTAAACCTTACGATTTAACATGGTTAAGCCACACTATGCTGAACAATGGCGCGGTAATAAACTACAATATGTCATCAACGCCCAATAAACTGCGCAGTACAAAAGCTTCTGCAGTTCCTTACTCTTTATCTAACGAAAAATAA
- a CDS encoding RagB/SusD family nutrient uptake outer membrane protein, with product MKFNITKYRIGLMLLLLTFTISSCKKYLDEKDNSNFVKTNYFQTASQAQTFVNGLYNQLHLFQNGDAYGEAPFITLELFAGHATSLGQSVNNSNVIHQRTDAVNPGFEDVWQNSYNAIANANLALERIPGVAMDDAAKKKFLGEVYFLRAFFYYHLVRLYGDVPLITKSVTIDSPDLYPTRTDYKQVYAQIISDLQAAETSGLPATDQTGRVSLGAVSTLLASVYLTTAGYPMQATANYALAAAEAQKVLTNYSLFDNYAYLHDNAHKNQGELVFQAQYLVGVSTNAITQLTVPFNLPVGAYGDHLGAMIPTNEFFASYEAGDLRTQERQFYFSSYPQYGDASKTVVFGEHCLYKFFHVESALGNGICDENWTFLRLPEAMLIYAEASNEVNGPTADAYAQVNKIRARALLPALSGLSKDQFRQAIWKERYHELAYEDKAYFDIQRTHMIYDVIHNNFGDALTTANEQGVTMKAQYLLWPIPQREMNTNKKLTQNTGW from the coding sequence ATGAAATTTAATATAACAAAATACAGGATCGGGTTAATGCTACTGCTCCTGACATTTACAATAAGCAGCTGCAAAAAATATCTTGATGAAAAAGATAACAGCAACTTTGTAAAAACAAATTATTTTCAAACGGCGTCGCAGGCGCAAACCTTTGTTAACGGCCTTTATAACCAGCTCCATCTTTTTCAAAACGGGGATGCTTATGGCGAGGCCCCTTTTATTACACTGGAACTATTTGCCGGCCACGCAACATCGCTAGGCCAAAGTGTTAATAACAGCAACGTGATCCATCAGCGTACCGATGCAGTTAATCCAGGCTTTGAGGATGTTTGGCAAAACAGTTACAACGCTATTGCCAACGCAAACCTTGCGCTTGAACGCATTCCGGGTGTCGCTATGGACGATGCCGCTAAGAAGAAGTTCTTGGGCGAAGTTTACTTTTTAAGGGCTTTCTTTTACTACCATTTGGTAAGGCTTTACGGCGATGTACCGCTGATAACCAAATCAGTAACTATTGACAGCCCTGATCTTTATCCTACCCGTACCGATTACAAGCAGGTTTATGCGCAAATAATAAGCGATCTGCAAGCGGCCGAAACGTCGGGCTTACCGGCAACAGATCAAACCGGAAGGGTATCACTTGGCGCGGTCAGCACATTGCTGGCGAGCGTTTATCTTACCACGGCCGGTTATCCTATGCAAGCCACTGCAAACTATGCACTTGCCGCTGCCGAAGCTCAAAAGGTACTTACTAACTACTCCCTTTTTGATAACTATGCCTACCTGCATGACAACGCACACAAAAACCAGGGCGAATTAGTTTTCCAGGCACAATATTTAGTCGGCGTATCTACAAATGCAATTACGCAGTTAACTGTTCCCTTTAATTTACCTGTTGGAGCTTATGGCGACCATTTAGGAGCTATGATACCTACCAATGAGTTTTTTGCAAGCTACGAAGCAGGTGACTTGCGCACACAAGAGCGCCAGTTTTATTTCTCAAGCTACCCGCAATATGGCGATGCAAGTAAAACGGTAGTTTTTGGTGAGCATTGTCTTTATAAATTTTTTCATGTAGAGAGCGCTTTGGGCAACGGGATCTGCGACGAAAACTGGACCTTTTTACGCTTGCCGGAAGCAATGCTGATTTACGCTGAAGCCAGCAATGAAGTTAACGGGCCAACAGCTGATGCTTATGCCCAGGTAAATAAAATCAGGGCCCGTGCGCTGTTGCCTGCGCTAAGTGGCCTTTCAAAAGATCAATTTCGCCAGGCGATCTGGAAAGAACGCTACCATGAACTTGCTTACGAAGACAAAGCTTACTTTGACATTCAGCGTACGCACATGATTTACGATGTGATCCATAATAATTTTGGCGATGCGTTAACAACGGCAAATGAACAGGGGGTTACAATGAAAGCGCAATATTTGTTATGGCCAATTCCGCAAAGGGAAATGAACACCAACAAAAAGCTCACCCAGAATACAGGTTGGTAA
- a CDS encoding TonB-dependent receptor — protein sequence MKFNFMVVPVKRRYLFKILLAMKLTAVLIFTALLNVSAKTYSQNINIHQSNISVEKILKLIKKQSGYNYFYDEAAIAKTSKINIDVSNVTVEEALNLCFKNQPLTYRIFQQTIVVKAKDETKPVSDVAQKVQGTVSDAKGPLPGVNVKVKGTTIGTVTDVNGKYILNDIDGGATLVFTFVGYSTLEVPVQNRETVDVKLAESQNSLSEVVVVGYGTSKRVDLTGSVGSVNEKQLQERPAINLEQELAGKIAGVNVSTNSGAPGGATKIRIRGYSSINSSTDPLYVVDGVVWTEGGASINPNDVLSIDVLKDASSTAIYGTRGANGVILVTTKRGTNKKGGSVSYDAYGSVGVLARKLKVLDAKQFLAVEDQSYANIKKYDPVGWAAGKYADDNPTLIRTNLIGKLFDSNLNPLYNVDWQDATTRHAFSQNHNLSFTDGTDKMNYGLFLNYADDEGIIINSYQKRYNARLTFDNQIKSWLKVGATLNYGNRETRTQDDGTGGNNIPRMLVEMPSIIPIKYPDGTYGKRTDYPNMEGGDNPVAQANEIVSLHFNRVFSGNGYANINFFPGLDFRTTIGVTTSSNTEPHSQSGLVGGSTINQSYSSASINQYNNTFWQWENHLTYNKKFGKDNSLNVVLGTERQNFSQLSSYGSTQGLSDNYYGYYNLGAGTIPGLPSSNYTAWQMQSFFGRLNYAYKDEYLLTVTGREDGSSRFGSKNKYGFFPSAALAWRASQEDFLKDNKIISDLKFRLSYGLTGNSEIGQYNSLANINTVNYPFNGAQSIGTNLTSIGNDNLQWEKTAEYDFGVSFGLFNNRVTLEADAYLKKTKALLLNAPLPETSGFTSVYKNIGSIENKGIELTINTVNIKTENFTWNSSFNISFLKNKILNLGDSNDDIFLAPTFLSQFNLMRVGLPAGTFWGYKVLGTWGTAEATEAAKYGLLPGDLKIFDKNGDGKITADDKTVLGKSIPDGYGTFTNSFRYKNFDFAVELQFNYGNQVMNLTRHSGQDRTGQANSYATVLNAWTPTNQNTDIAEDRPAYVRYQTEIYSTKVENGSFIRGKTVTLGYNFPTSIVQKIKMSRLRIYAQAQNLFLITKYTGYDPETSTYNASSNFTQGILFYDYPKPRTFLLGLNASF from the coding sequence ATGAAATTTAATTTTATGGTGGTGCCAGTTAAACGGCGCTACCTGTTCAAAATTTTATTAGCTATGAAGCTAACCGCTGTTTTAATTTTTACAGCCCTCTTAAATGTAAGTGCCAAAACTTATAGTCAGAATATAAATATCCACCAGAGCAATATCTCTGTTGAAAAGATATTGAAACTGATTAAGAAACAGAGTGGTTACAACTATTTTTACGATGAGGCAGCAATAGCAAAAACCTCAAAAATAAATATTGATGTAAGCAATGTAACTGTTGAGGAAGCATTAAACCTTTGCTTTAAGAATCAGCCGCTCACTTACCGTATTTTCCAACAAACCATTGTAGTAAAAGCAAAGGACGAAACCAAACCGGTTTCGGATGTTGCCCAAAAGGTACAGGGAACGGTATCCGATGCAAAAGGCCCCCTCCCAGGTGTAAACGTTAAGGTAAAGGGTACCACAATAGGTACCGTTACTGACGTCAATGGCAAATATATTTTAAATGATATTGATGGCGGCGCAACGCTGGTTTTTACCTTTGTTGGCTACAGCACGCTGGAAGTACCGGTTCAAAATCGTGAAACAGTTGATGTAAAACTAGCTGAAAGCCAAAACTCGCTGAGCGAAGTGGTGGTTGTAGGTTACGGAACCTCAAAAAGAGTTGACCTTACCGGTTCAGTAGGCAGCGTAAACGAAAAACAATTACAGGAACGCCCTGCTATTAACCTTGAACAGGAACTTGCCGGTAAAATTGCAGGTGTTAACGTATCAACCAATTCAGGCGCGCCGGGCGGTGCAACAAAAATAAGGATCCGTGGTTATAGTTCTATAAATTCAAGTACCGATCCGCTGTATGTTGTTGACGGAGTGGTTTGGACTGAAGGCGGCGCATCTATTAATCCTAATGACGTGTTGTCAATAGACGTGCTGAAAGATGCATCCTCAACCGCAATATATGGTACACGCGGCGCAAACGGTGTAATATTGGTTACCACCAAAAGAGGAACCAATAAAAAGGGCGGCTCGGTAAGTTACGATGCTTACGGAAGTGTTGGTGTTTTAGCCCGCAAGCTAAAAGTGCTTGATGCAAAGCAGTTTTTAGCAGTTGAAGATCAATCATACGCAAATATTAAAAAGTACGATCCGGTTGGCTGGGCCGCCGGTAAATATGCGGATGATAACCCTACGCTGATCCGTACAAATTTAATAGGCAAATTATTCGATTCAAATTTAAACCCTTTGTATAACGTTGACTGGCAGGATGCTACTACCCGGCATGCATTTAGCCAAAACCATAACCTGTCATTTACTGATGGTACGGATAAAATGAATTATGGTTTGTTTTTAAACTATGCTGATGATGAAGGGATTATCATCAACAGCTATCAAAAACGCTACAATGCCCGTTTAACATTTGATAACCAGATAAAATCGTGGTTAAAGGTTGGTGCGACATTAAATTACGGCAATCGTGAAACTCGTACCCAGGATGATGGCACCGGCGGCAACAACATCCCGCGCATGCTTGTTGAAATGCCTTCAATCATCCCGATAAAATACCCTGATGGTACCTACGGAAAAAGAACCGACTATCCTAATATGGAAGGCGGTGACAACCCGGTAGCACAAGCTAATGAAATTGTCTCATTGCATTTTAACAGGGTGTTTAGCGGAAATGGCTATGCAAATATTAACTTTTTTCCAGGTCTTGATTTCCGCACAACTATAGGCGTTACCACCTCCAGCAACACCGAGCCGCATTCGCAATCAGGACTTGTTGGCGGATCAACCATTAACCAAAGCTATAGCTCAGCTTCCATAAACCAATATAATAACACCTTTTGGCAGTGGGAAAATCATTTAACCTACAATAAAAAATTCGGTAAAGACAACTCATTAAATGTAGTGTTGGGTACTGAGCGTCAAAACTTCTCACAATTAAGCTCATACGGATCAACCCAGGGCTTGTCTGATAACTATTACGGTTATTACAACCTGGGTGCGGGTACCATACCCGGCTTACCATCGTCAAATTATACGGCATGGCAAATGCAATCGTTTTTCGGCAGGTTGAATTACGCTTATAAAGATGAATACCTGTTAACTGTTACCGGCCGTGAAGACGGATCATCACGATTTGGTTCAAAAAACAAGTACGGTTTTTTCCCTTCGGCAGCGCTGGCATGGAGAGCTTCACAGGAAGATTTTCTGAAGGATAATAAAATAATATCTGACTTAAAATTTAGGTTAAGCTATGGGCTAACCGGGAACTCTGAAATTGGACAGTACAACTCACTTGCCAACATTAATACCGTCAATTATCCGTTTAACGGGGCACAGTCTATCGGCACCAACTTAACCAGCATCGGCAACGATAACCTGCAATGGGAAAAAACTGCTGAGTATGACTTTGGCGTTTCTTTCGGCTTGTTTAACAACCGGGTTACCCTGGAAGCTGATGCTTATTTAAAGAAGACCAAAGCACTCCTGCTGAATGCTCCGCTACCTGAAACCAGCGGATTTACCAGCGTTTATAAAAACATAGGCAGCATTGAAAACAAAGGTATTGAGCTAACGATTAATACGGTTAACATAAAAACTGAAAACTTCACCTGGAACTCCAGCTTTAATATTTCGTTTTTAAAGAACAAAATATTGAACCTTGGTGACAGTAATGATGATATCTTTCTGGCCCCAACATTTTTGTCGCAATTTAACCTGATGCGGGTGGGTTTACCTGCAGGTACATTTTGGGGTTATAAAGTATTGGGTACCTGGGGAACAGCTGAGGCTACAGAAGCTGCCAAGTACGGACTGCTGCCAGGCGACTTAAAGATCTTTGATAAAAACGGTGACGGAAAAATCACAGCCGATGACAAAACGGTACTGGGCAAATCAATTCCGGATGGTTACGGCACATTTACCAACTCGTTCCGCTATAAAAATTTCGATTTTGCTGTTGAGTTACAATTTAACTACGGCAACCAGGTAATGAACCTGACCCGGCACTCCGGTCAGGACAGAACCGGCCAGGCAAACAGCTACGCTACTGTACTTAATGCATGGACGCCAACCAATCAAAATACAGACATCGCTGAAGACAGGCCTGCTTATGTGCGTTACCAAACCGAAATTTATTCAACCAAGGTTGAAAATGGTTCATTTATCCGCGGTAAAACAGTAACACTTGGCTATAACTTCCCTACTTCAATTGTTCAAAAAATTAAGATGAGCCGTTTACGGATCTATGCCCAGGCCCAAAACCTGTTCCTGATAACCAAATACACCGGTTATGACCCTGAAACATCAACTTATAACGCATCAAGCAACTTTACCCAGGGAATACTGTTTTATGATTATCCAAAACCAAGGACTTTCCTGCTTGGGTTAAATGCCAGTTTTTAA
- a CDS encoding FecR family protein, giving the protein MENRYQELAKKWLDNTITPAEQAEFAAWYNSDQDRPVNIPLAFAENEEALRQRILNKINRDIKKKPEPALTLVPAWLKVAASILLLSVIYMRYYANTKRPVKPLAATNRKPQLKNDVKPGGNKAILTLANGSQINLNDVKNGLLASQGQTLLKKDKDGQLSYHHTGTSPKDSATIYNMVTTPKGGQFQLVLSDGSKVWLNSASSITFPTAFAKNERRVTITGEAYFEIAKNKHLPFRVVSGKQTVEVLGTHFNINAYTDETAIKTTLIEGSVKISAYNQTALLVPEQQSSILYNAPGRINITKVDTEDILAWTNGNFQFEKAEIPFIMRESARWYDVNVKYEGELPKRHFSGSISRNVNLSELLKMLKYTGINFKIEGKTIIVTS; this is encoded by the coding sequence ATGGAGAACCGTTACCAGGAATTAGCAAAAAAATGGCTTGATAATACCATCACTCCTGCCGAACAGGCAGAGTTTGCTGCATGGTACAATTCAGATCAGGACAGGCCTGTTAACATTCCTTTGGCCTTTGCAGAAAATGAGGAAGCCTTACGCCAGCGGATCTTAAATAAAATAAATCGTGACATTAAAAAAAAGCCTGAACCGGCATTAACACTTGTCCCTGCCTGGCTAAAAGTTGCTGCCAGCATACTGCTGTTGTCAGTCATTTACATGCGCTATTATGCAAATACAAAAAGGCCGGTTAAACCCTTAGCTGCAACAAACCGAAAGCCACAGTTAAAAAACGATGTTAAACCGGGTGGTAATAAAGCTATTTTAACCCTTGCAAATGGCAGCCAAATAAATTTAAACGACGTTAAAAATGGACTTTTGGCCAGCCAGGGTCAAACCTTGCTTAAAAAAGATAAAGACGGTCAACTTAGCTATCATCATACCGGTACTAGCCCTAAAGATTCTGCAACCATTTATAATATGGTGACTACGCCCAAAGGAGGCCAGTTTCAACTTGTACTGAGCGATGGCAGTAAAGTGTGGCTTAACTCCGCATCCTCAATAACTTTCCCAACAGCATTTGCAAAAAATGAGCGACGGGTTACAATAACCGGGGAAGCCTATTTTGAAATCGCTAAAAACAAACACCTTCCCTTTAGGGTTGTATCGGGTAAGCAAACGGTTGAAGTATTGGGAACCCACTTTAACATTAATGCTTACACAGACGAAACCGCTATTAAAACCACCCTTATTGAGGGGAGCGTAAAAATATCGGCATACAATCAAACCGCGCTCCTGGTGCCCGAACAACAATCAAGTATTTTATACAATGCCCCCGGCAGGATCAATATAACCAAAGTTGATACTGAAGATATACTGGCCTGGACAAACGGAAACTTTCAATTTGAAAAAGCAGAAATACCGTTTATAATGCGTGAGTCTGCCCGGTGGTATGATGTGAACGTAAAATATGAAGGAGAACTACCTAAAAGGCATTTTTCCGGTAGCATATCGCGCAATGTGAACTTGTCTGAATTATTGAAGATGTTAAAATATACCGGTATAAACTTTAAAATAGAAGGTAAGACGATAATAGTTACCTCTTAA
- a CDS encoding RNA polymerase sigma-70 factor, with translation MCNYTILNDKELSGLLGEGDEHAFTEIYNRYWSKLFAIATNKLRELDEAEEIVQDIFISLWKRRDELSVIDTLSSYLAVSVKYRVIKTLDKRNSQQKYAEYSQYTATITDDSTQQWLEFEELKSRLAVFVADLPEKCRLVFQLSREAGYSQKKIAAELGISEKTVEAHLGKAIKTLRTRLSQFLL, from the coding sequence ATGTGCAATTATACTATTCTTAATGATAAAGAACTATCCGGCTTACTTGGTGAGGGCGATGAGCATGCTTTTACCGAAATTTATAACCGTTACTGGTCAAAGCTTTTTGCTATTGCCACCAATAAATTAAGGGAACTTGACGAGGCCGAAGAAATTGTGCAGGATATATTTATTTCCCTGTGGAAACGGCGGGACGAACTCAGTGTAATCGATACACTAAGCTCTTACCTGGCTGTATCCGTAAAGTACAGGGTAATTAAAACTTTAGATAAAAGAAACAGTCAGCAGAAATACGCTGAATATAGCCAATACACAGCAACTATCACTGATGACTCAACCCAACAATGGCTTGAATTTGAAGAATTAAAAAGCAGGCTTGCCGTTTTTGTGGCTGATTTACCGGAAAAATGCCGCCTTGTGTTCCAGTTAAGCCGCGAAGCCGGCTACTCCCAGAAAAAAATTGCTGCAGAACTGGGGATTTCCGAAAAAACAGTTGAAGCTCATTTGGGTAAAGCAATAAAAACTTTACGCACCCGGCTAAGCCAGTTCCTGCTTTAG